The genomic region GGTAGCGGAACTCGGCCAGGTTGCCGCGCGCCTGCGCGTGCTCGACCCCGCGGTCCAGCACCGCCAGGGCCTCGGGCAGGCGGTCGGCCATGACCAGTGCGGTGCTGGCGAAGTTGGCCAGGATCCACTGGTCGCGTTCGGGCAGCGGGCCGTGCGCGGCGCGGGCGGCCAGCTCGCCCACCACCGAGGCCGGGCGGTCGGCGGTGGCACAGGCCCCAAAAGCCAGGCAGGCCAGCACCATCCGCCCGGCCTCGGACTCGGCCGAGACGGCGCCGGCCAGCTGGTCCAGCCGGGCGATCCAGGAGGTGGGCGGCCGCATGCTGACGAAGCTGGCCATGGAGAAGGCCACGGTCAGCCGCAGCGGCAGCTCGCCTTCGGCCAGCGCCTCGGTGGCCAGCTCGAAGGTCTCCATGGCCGCGTCCGGCCGCCCGGTCTGCACCATCACCGCGCCCAGGTCCAGCGCCAGCTCGCCGCGGGTGACCGGGTCCTCGGTCAGCTCCAGGGCCGCGCGCAACGCCTGCGCGGCCTCCACCGGCCGGTTGGCCATGCCCAGCGCCCGGCCCAGTTCGGCGTGCAGCCGGGGCCGGTCGGCGGCGGGCGGTGGTTCGGCCAGCGCCCGCCGCAGGCAGCTGGCCGCGGCCTCGGGCGCGCCCCGGCCCAGCGCGTCCGCCGCGGCCGCGCACAGCGCGGTGACCACGGCGGGGTCGGCAGCCGGGGCGGCGGCCAGCAGGTGCGGCACGAGCTGCTCGGCCGGGGCCGCTTCGGCGGTGAGCAGCTCCACCGCGCGGCGGTGGTCGGCGGCCCGGCGGATGTCGGTGCCGTCGGCGTAGACCGCGGTGCGCACCAAAGGATGCGCGAAGTCCACCGGGTAGCCGCCGGTGAGCAGCGACTCCTGGGCGAGCAGGTCGGCCAGTTCGCTCGCCCGCGCCAGTGACACCTCAGCGAAACGGGCCGGGCGGGTGAGGTCGGCGGCCGGACCGAGCACGGCCAGCGCCCTGGCCAGCCGGACCGCCTCGGGACCGAGCCGGTTGAGCCGGGTGAGCACGGTGCGGGCGATCGGCGCGGCCCGCAACCCGGGAATCCGGCCGGCCTGGGCGGCCACCGGGGGCACCCTGGCCGCGCGCAGGGCGGTGATCGCCTCGGTGAGCAGGAACGGGTTGCCGCCGGTGGCCTCGGCGCAGGCGCGGCAGAACTCGGGGTCGGCGGCGGGGGAGAGACGGTCCCGGACGAACCGGCTCACCGCCTGCCCGGACAGCGGCCCCAGGGTCAGCAGCACCGGGTCGACCCCGCTGAGCGCCCTGGTCAGCGCCGAGTCCATGGCCACTGGCCGGCCGCCGAGCAGGAGCAGCACTGGCAGGTCGCCCACCCGCCGGGCCAGGTGGGAGAGGAACCGCAGAGAGGCCTCATCCGCCCAGTGCACGTCGTCCACCGCGAGCAGCAGCGGCGCGGGTTCGGCCAGGTTGGAGCACAGCCAGTACAGCCCGTGCACCACGTTGCCCACCGGCACCTGGTCCCCGTCGGCGGCGAAGACCGGCGCGGCCAGCGCCGCCGCCCCGGAGCGCACCTCGGGCTCGGCCTCCCGCAGCGCGGGGTCGAACAGCTGCCGGACCATGGCGAAGGGCAGGTCCTGCTCCAGCTCGCCGCCGCTGGCGGTGAGCACCCGGAACCCGCGCCCGGCCGCCACCTCACCGGCCGCGGCCAGCAACGCGGTCTTGCCGATTCCCGGCACGCCCTCGACCAGCGCGGTCCGGCCGCGCCCCGCGGCGGCCGCGGTCAGCAGCTCGCCGATCCGCACCAGCTCGGCGTCCCGCTCGAACAGACCCACCCGCACCCCTGCCCCGGCCAAAGACTTCGGTGCTGACCACAATGCCGAGCCGGTCGCGCAAAGTCATCGTGGGGATTCAGGTTGTTACCAGCCCGGGAGGGGCGATGCGTAGAACCGTGATCGTGGGGATGGCGATCGCACTGGTCACCTTGGTCAGCGGCTGTGAGGAGACCACTGGTGGTTTCGGCGCGGGGGCGCCGGTCAGCGAGGTGGCCGTGACCAGCAAGAAGAGCGGGGGCACCACCACCACGGGGGACTGCTCGCGCACCGGGCCGAAGATCCGGTCGGTGCTGCCGGTGCTCTCGGCCAAGTTCCAGATCGCCAAGGCCAACCCGTGCGTGCCACTGGCCGGCCTGGTGAACGAGGTGCTGGAGGTGGTGCCGAGGTCGCAGCGGGCCGCGCTGGCCCAGTTCCAGGACCGCGTGGGCAGGCTGGTCGGCGCGGCCAGCCACGTCAACACCGTGCTGACCTGCGCCTACCAGACCGACCGGGTGGGCATCGTGCTGTACCAGGAGAAGGCCAGCCCGCTCTCCCTGGGCCTGGTGGTGGCCATCCGCGGCAAGCTGGACGCCGCGGCCGAGGTCGCCGCCTGCTTCCTGAAGGTGACCATTCTCGGCGTCAGCGCCGACCCGCCGCCGGGCGCGGCCAAGGCGCCGTGCTTCCACAAGGGCTCGCGCAAGCAGGGCGGCGAGGACTACTCGCTGTTCTGGATCGGCTCCAGCGAGGCCATGTGCACCGCGCTGGCCCGCCTCGGCAGCTAGCACGGTCCGGGTATCGCGGACGTATCGAAAATCGGATACGCCGCCGCAACAGTGCGCCGTGTTGGGTGGTGGCGTGCTCGGCAAGTGGCAGGACTGGATCGGCACGTTCACCGGCGTGGTGGCCAGCACGGTGGTCATGCTGCCGGTGGCCCTGCTGGCGGTGTGGGCGCTGGCCCGCCACCGGTGGCTCATCGGCTACCCGAGGGCCCAGGCGTGGCGCTGGTCGGTGTCCGAGGTCGGCCTCGTCTACGGCACGGTGCCCTTCGTCTGGATGACCCTGATGCCGGGCAGCCGGGCGGGCCTGGTTCCCGGCCGGGTGAGCCTGGTGCCGTTGCAGGACCTGCTCGTGATGGGGGCCGCCCAGATCATCGGCAACCTGCTGGTGTTCGCGGCGCTGGGTTTCTTCGCCCCGCTGCGCTTCGCCGCGCTGGCCTCGCTGCCGAGGGTGCTGGCGCTGGCGGCGGGCTGCTCGGTGCTGATCGAGGCCGGGCAGTACGTGCTGCGGCTGGACCGGGTGTCCTCTGTGGACGACGTGCTGCTCAACGCCGCGGGCGCGGTGCTGGCCGCGCTGGCCTCCCGGCGCTGGTGGCGCGCGAAGGCTGGTCCGTCACCGGAGCGACCTCGGCTGACCCTGGTGCGGGGTCGCTGACCCGCGCCCTAGGCTCGGGGTGTGCGCGTGCTGATCGTGGAGGACGAGCTCTACCTGGCCGAAGCCGTCCGGGACGGGCTCCGGCTGGCAGCGATCGCCGCCGACATCGCCGGAGACGGCGACACCGCGCTGGAGCTGCTCAGCGTCAACTCCTACGACCTCGCCGTGCTCGACCGCGACATCCCCGGTCCCTCCGGCGACGAGATCGCCCGGCGCATCGTCGCCGCAGGCAGCGGCATGCCGATCCTGATGCTCACCGCCGCCGACCGGATCGACGACAAGGCCTCCGGCTTCGAGCTCGGCGCTGATGACTACCTCACCAAACCGTTCGAGCTGCGGGAGCTGGTGATGCGGCTGCGGGCGCTGGACCGCAGGCGCGCGCACGCCAGGCCCCCGGTGCGCGAGCTGGCGGGCCTGCGGCTGGACCCGTTCCGCCGGGAGGTCTTCCGCGACGGCCGCCAGGTCGCGCTCACCCGCAAGCAGTTCGCCGTGCTGGAGGTCCTCCTCGCCGCCGAGGGCGGGGTGGTCAGCGCCGAGGACCTGCTGGAGCAGGCCTGGGACCAGCACGCCGACCCC from Crossiella sp. CA-258035 harbors:
- a CDS encoding response regulator transcription factor encodes the protein MRVLIVEDELYLAEAVRDGLRLAAIAADIAGDGDTALELLSVNSYDLAVLDRDIPGPSGDEIARRIVAAGSGMPILMLTAADRIDDKASGFELGADDYLTKPFELRELVMRLRALDRRRAHARPPVRELAGLRLDPFRREVFRDGRQVALTRKQFAVLEVLLAAEGGVVSAEDLLEQAWDQHADPFTNAVRITVSALRKRLGEPWLIVTVPGVGYRIDTGA
- a CDS encoding VanZ family protein codes for the protein MLGKWQDWIGTFTGVVASTVVMLPVALLAVWALARHRWLIGYPRAQAWRWSVSEVGLVYGTVPFVWMTLMPGSRAGLVPGRVSLVPLQDLLVMGAAQIIGNLLVFAALGFFAPLRFAALASLPRVLALAAGCSVLIEAGQYVLRLDRVSSVDDVLLNAAGAVLAALASRRWWRAKAGPSPERPRLTLVRGR
- a CDS encoding LuxR family transcriptional regulator; amino-acid sequence: MGLFERDAELVRIGELLTAAAAGRGRTALVEGVPGIGKTALLAAAGEVAAGRGFRVLTASGGELEQDLPFAMVRQLFDPALREAEPEVRSGAAALAAPVFAADGDQVPVGNVVHGLYWLCSNLAEPAPLLLAVDDVHWADEASLRFLSHLARRVGDLPVLLLLGGRPVAMDSALTRALSGVDPVLLTLGPLSGQAVSRFVRDRLSPAADPEFCRACAEATGGNPFLLTEAITALRAARVPPVAAQAGRIPGLRAAPIARTVLTRLNRLGPEAVRLARALAVLGPAADLTRPARFAEVSLARASELADLLAQESLLTGGYPVDFAHPLVRTAVYADGTDIRRAADHRRAVELLTAEAAPAEQLVPHLLAAAPAADPAVVTALCAAAADALGRGAPEAAASCLRRALAEPPPAADRPRLHAELGRALGMANRPVEAAQALRAALELTEDPVTRGELALDLGAVMVQTGRPDAAMETFELATEALAEGELPLRLTVAFSMASFVSMRPPTSWIARLDQLAGAVSAESEAGRMVLACLAFGACATADRPASVVGELAARAAHGPLPERDQWILANFASTALVMADRLPEALAVLDRGVEHAQARGNLAEFRYLAVLRSRTALTAGHLREAEADGRAALALHEVDGDRELPLAAAVLVDALAEQGHLDEAQAVLTEHELDAEDEVRMLIGHFVHLARGRLRLRQQRPRAALADLLACGDGLVRAGCVNPGFAHWRADAALAWLALGEPAEARSLAEEELALARDFGAPRAIGIALRTLGLIEGGGTRLDRLAESVQVLRGSTGTLELGHSLIEYGSALRRAGHRTDAQRQLREGLDLAARHHALPLAAQAKQELTATGARPRRDLLTGVDALTASELRVARLAAGGDSNRAIAQTLFVSRRTIEVHLTSAYRKLGIQSREQLPTALGA